The following are encoded in a window of Candidatus Methylomirabilis sp. genomic DNA:
- a CDS encoding DNA-directed RNA polymerase subunit alpha gives MIQKFKGLQKPKRLECELESLTSTYGKFFTEPFERGFGLTIGNALRRILLSAIEGAAVTTIRITGALHEFSSIPGVKEDVTDIILNLKGLRLRLHVDHPKTLYLKALSEGEVRAAHITSDPDVEILNPDLHIATLEQDGKLELELEVRHGRGYVPAERNKREGQPVDVIAIDSIFSPIRKVNFLVEDTRVGQITDYNKLTMEVWTDGSVLPRDAIAYAAKILKDHLSIFTNFEEEPEGEGIVIDEAKKQLLDNLNRSVDELELSVRSANCLKHSDIRYIHELVVKSEAEMLKTKNFGRKSLNEIKEILVGMGLTLGMKLEGLPVGESVGKRGDKTSKA, from the coding sequence ATGATTCAGAAGTTTAAGGGCCTCCAGAAGCCAAAGCGACTGGAGTGCGAGCTGGAATCTCTGACCAGCACATACGGCAAGTTCTTTACGGAGCCCTTTGAACGTGGGTTTGGCTTGACCATCGGCAATGCGCTTCGACGCATCCTCCTCTCCGCGATTGAGGGGGCTGCGGTGACCACAATTCGAATCACCGGGGCTCTGCATGAATTCTCAAGTATCCCTGGAGTCAAAGAAGATGTCACCGATATCATCCTCAACCTGAAGGGGCTGCGGCTCAGACTGCACGTTGACCACCCCAAGACCCTGTACCTCAAGGCGTTATCGGAGGGGGAGGTTCGAGCCGCGCATATCACTTCGGATCCTGATGTCGAGATCCTGAACCCCGATCTGCACATTGCAACCCTGGAGCAGGATGGCAAGCTCGAGTTGGAGTTGGAGGTTCGCCATGGGCGTGGGTATGTTCCCGCAGAGCGCAACAAACGAGAGGGACAACCTGTCGATGTTATTGCCATAGACTCTATCTTCTCCCCGATCCGGAAGGTGAACTTCCTGGTTGAAGACACTCGTGTCGGCCAGATCACCGATTACAACAAACTCACCATGGAGGTCTGGACTGACGGGAGCGTTCTGCCGCGGGATGCCATCGCGTATGCTGCAAAGATCCTCAAAGATCACCTGAGCATATTTACAAATTTTGAGGAAGAGCCGGAGGGGGAGGGGATTGTCATCGATGAGGCGAAGAAGCAGCTATTGGATAATCTGAATCGCAGCGTCGACGAGTTGGAGCTTTCGGTGCGGTCGGCTAATTGTTTGAAACACTCTGATATTCGATACATCCATGAGTTGGTCGTCAAGAGTGAGGCCGAGATGTTGAAGACAAAGAATTTCGGCCGGAAGTCTCTGAATGAGATCAAGGAGATCCTCGTCGGCATGGGGTTGACCTTAGGAATGAAACTGGAAGGTCTCCCTGTCGGTGAGTC
- the rpsM gene encoding 30S ribosomal protein S13, with protein MARIAGVDLPREKRVEVALTYIYGIGRPASQKILQGSGVSPDVRVKDLTEEEITKLRRTLEGNYKVEGDLRREISMNIKRLMDIGAYRGLRHRRGLPVRGQRTSTNARTRKGPRRTVGAKGKKV; from the coding sequence ATGGCACGTATCGCCGGTGTGGATCTTCCGAGGGAAAAACGTGTTGAGGTTGCGCTGACGTATATCTACGGCATCGGCCGTCCGGCTTCGCAGAAAATCTTGCAGGGCTCCGGAGTATCCCCGGATGTCCGTGTCAAGGACCTCACTGAAGAGGAGATCACGAAGCTGCGGCGAACCCTTGAAGGCAACTACAAGGTTGAAGGCGATCTGAGGCGTGAGATCTCCATGAACATCAAGCGGCTCATGGACATAGGCGCCTATCGAGGCCTAAGGCATCGCAGGGGTCTTCCCGTTCGTGGTCAGCGAACCAGTACCAATGCCAGGACGCGCAAGGGGCCTCGACGGACGGTCGGCGCGAAGGGTAAGAAAGTGTAG
- the rpsD gene encoding 30S ribosomal protein S4 → MARYRDSVCKLCRREGLKLFLKGDRCFSVKCAIEKRNYVPGVHGQRRTKVSDYCKQLREKQKMRRIYGVLETQFRKYFHLAERQQGVTGENLVKILEQRLDSIVHRLGFAASRAQARILITHGHILVNGRKTDIASYRVRPGETIEVRPKSRELTAIKAALEGAKRRTLPSWLELDATNMKGIVRSIPSREEIAIPVEEQLIVALYSK, encoded by the coding sequence GTGGCTAGGTATCGGGATTCCGTGTGCAAGCTTTGCAGACGAGAGGGGCTGAAGCTGTTTCTGAAAGGGGATCGATGCTTTTCTGTCAAGTGTGCGATTGAGAAGCGCAACTACGTTCCCGGCGTACATGGCCAGCGACGGACGAAGGTTTCCGACTACTGTAAGCAGCTTCGTGAAAAGCAGAAGATGCGCCGAATCTATGGGGTGCTGGAAACTCAGTTTCGGAAATACTTTCATCTGGCCGAGCGACAGCAGGGAGTCACAGGCGAGAATCTTGTCAAGATTTTGGAGCAACGGCTGGACAGCATTGTCCATCGCCTCGGATTTGCCGCATCCCGCGCACAGGCGAGGATCTTGATTACCCACGGTCATATCCTCGTGAATGGGCGAAAGACAGATATTGCGTCCTATCGGGTTCGTCCAGGTGAGACCATCGAAGTACGGCCCAAGAGCCGTGAACTGACGGCAATTAAGGCGGCTCTTGAAGGGGCAAAGCGGCGAACGCTGCCGAGCTGGCTAGAGCTTGATGCGACCAACATGAAAGGGATTGTCCGATCGATCCCATCCCGGGAGGAGATCGCTATCCCCGTGGAGGAACAGCTGATTGTTGCGTTGTACTCCAAATAA
- the rpsK gene encoding 30S ribosomal protein S11: protein MAEEVKPKRPVGRAGGRKETKNIAHGIACVQATFNNTIVTITDLAGNVVSWASAGSVGFKGSRKSTPFAAQRAADSAAQKAMSHGMKEVKVLVKGPGAGREAAIRALQAAGMEIVAIKDVTPIPHNGCRPSKRRRV from the coding sequence ATGGCGGAAGAAGTAAAACCGAAGCGTCCGGTGGGGCGTGCAGGGGGCAGGAAAGAGACCAAGAATATTGCTCACGGGATCGCCTGCGTCCAGGCGACGTTCAACAACACCATTGTGACCATCACAGATCTCGCAGGCAACGTCGTATCATGGGCTAGCGCCGGTTCTGTAGGGTTCAAAGGTTCGCGGAAGAGCACCCCATTCGCTGCCCAGAGGGCGGCGGATAGTGCCGCCCAGAAGGCGATGAGCCATGGCATGAAAGAAGTGAAGGTGCTTGTTAAAGGGCCGGGTGCCGGTCGAGAAGCTGCCATTCGGGCCTTACAGGCGGCAGGCATGGAGATCGTGGCGATTAAGGACGTGACGCCGATTCCCCATAACGGCTGTCGACCGTCCAAGCGGAGACGCGTATGA